A region of Haliotis asinina isolate JCU_RB_2024 chromosome 9, JCU_Hal_asi_v2, whole genome shotgun sequence DNA encodes the following proteins:
- the LOC137296207 gene encoding protein UXT-like gives MEEKKSKVLEYEKFLNETLREDLRKILDERDKVYSQIAEYLQLKTVIEKTKDADGGEIKTQVDLGCNFYVQAKVPDTSRICVAVGFGFFVEFTLDEALKFIDKKTAALTRRTDDLSKDAAKVKAHIRLVLEGLREVQLISDKPDVEYHDPQA, from the exons ATGGAAGAGAAAAAATCCAAAGTTTTAGAATATGAAAAATTCCTAAATGAAACGTTGAGAGAGGATTTAAG GAAAATTCTTGATGAAAGGGACAAAGTGTATAGTCAGATTGCTGAATACCTCCAACTGAAGACAGTCATTGAGAAAACAAAG GATGCTGATGGTGGAGAGATAAAGACACAGGTAGATCTGGGCTGTAACTTCTATGTTCAAGCAAAAGT ACCTGATACCTCCAGGATATGTGTAGCTGTAGGATTCGGTTTCTTTGTGGAGTTCACCCTTGATGAGGCCCTCAAGTTCATTGACAAGAAGACAGCAGCTCTGACACGCAGAACAGATGATCTGTCTAAAGATGCAGCTAAAGTCAAAGCCCACATCAGGCTGGTTCTGGAG GGCTTGAGAGAGGTGCAGCTGATCAGTGACAAACCTGATGTGGAATACCATGACCCCCAGGCCTGA
- the LOC137296134 gene encoding ER membrane protein complex subunit 3-like, which produces MAELLLDSNIRVWVFLPIVLITFLIGIIRHYVTILISSEKKSELQQVSDSHALIRSRILRENGKYIPKQSFLVRKNFFNNAEKGFFKTEKREAQVKNPMTDPTMMTDMMKGNITNVLPMIVIGGWINWAFSGFLTTKVPFPLTLRFKPMLQRGVELASLDASWVSSASWYFLNVFGLRSMYTLILGQDNAADQTRVMQEQMSGSAMMAPPDPMKAFKAEWEALEVCTHEWMLEGVEEELTGGIIQPETIYIKNKFA; this is translated from the exons ATGGCGGAACTGCTACTTGATTCCAACATAAGAGTTTGGGTTTTCTTGCCTATAGTTTTAATCACATTTCTAATTGGCATAATTAGACATTATGTCACAATATTGATATCCTCAGAAAAGAAGTCCGAATTACAGCAAGTATCTGACAG CCATGCACTCATCAGAAGCAGAATACTGAGagaaaatggaaaatatatacCCAAACAG TCATTCTTGGTTCGCAAGAATTTCTTCAACAATGCTGAAAAGGGATTTTTTAAGACAGAAAAGAGGGAAGCTCAAGTCAAGAATCCAATGACAG ACCCAACAATGATGACAGACATGATGAAAGGCAACATCACCAATGTTCTTCCAATGATCGTCATTGGAGGATGGATCAACTGGGCTTTTTCTGGATTCTTGACCA CAAAGGTACCCTTCCCTCTGACACTTAGATTTAAGCCAATGTTGCAGCGGGGAGTAGAGCTGGCCTCTCTCGATGCTTCATG GGTCAGTTCGGCCTCATGGTATTTCCTCAATGTGTTTGGCCTGAGGAGCATGTATACTCTTATACTTGGGCAAGACAATG CTGCTGACCAGACGAGAGTGATGCAAGAGCAGATGTCAGGGTCGGCCATGATGGCACCTCCAGACCCCATGAAGGCCTTCAAGGCCGAGTGGGAAGCTCTAGAGGTGTGTACCCACGAGTGGATGCTTGAGGGAGTGGAGGAGGAACTCACAGGAGGCATCATCCAGCCAGAAACTATTTACATCAAAAACAAATTTGCATAA
- the LOC137297061 gene encoding protein FAM185A-like produces MFQCVISRIVTQSCAYFQCGISRRTFQSDKMIRKLFHQTLLSQYSHRGIHRSAIMLVAVTRGHKPVVSKRLLSKSITGESSFANRLIEKWIYEVEPFGKLDINVPFDVEISTLNPQEYPEMNKALITILTKEDGQNDKARSFADIYNLKIDLCSDKKNLTVTTDMADGIVLPVTCSIKLPLKFDVRVRNKQPCDVSIKKTECDDIDVVLTRGDCLLKNIKSGKVAVECGNGSITSDALLQGNIRLKAAGKGCIKGKRFQGSTVECITEAGDLHIDAVYADKSHFYSCHGDIHLGSCHGSTDVKLDTGNLIVDTLNGDLSAAIDDGNIDIFIERHDKVDLSCGEGDINLKCRKDLKSDITVIADSVAVDDDIKFDHKTSSHAGQFKHEGFLTSQGAGKIYAHTRKGTVKITCHNWLSSLGLKFD; encoded by the exons ATGTTTCAATGTGTGATATCTAGGATTGTAACGCAAAGTTGTGCGTATTTCCAATGTGGAATAAGCCGGAGAACATTTCAATCGGATAAAATGATAAGAAAATTATTCCACCAGACTTTACTATCACAGTATTCACACCGAGGAATTCACAGATCTGCCATAATGTTGGTTGCTGTGACTCGTGGGCACAAACCGGTAGTTTCAAAGAGACTATTATCAAAATCGATTACTGGTGAATCTTCCTTTGCTAACAGATTAATAGAAAAATGGATCTATGAAGTTGAACCTTTTGGCAAACTTGACATAAACGTCCCTTTTGATGTTGAAATATCAACACTAAATCCACAGGAATATCCAGAAATGAACAAGGCATTAATAACGATACTCACCAAAGAGGATGGTCAGAATGACAAAGCCAGGTCATTTGCAGACATTTACAACTTAAAGATAGATTTGTGTAGTGATAAGAAGAACCTGACTGTGACCACCGACATGGCAGACGGAATAGTCCTACCTGTGACATGCAGCATTAAACTACCGCTCAAGTTTG ATGTGAGAGTGAGGAACAAACAGCCATGTGACGTGTCCATCAAAAAGACGGAGTGTGATGATATTGACGTGGTGCTGACACGAGGAGACTGTCTTTTAAAGAATATTAAG AGTGGCAAGGTGGCTGTGGAATGTGGTAATGGGAGTATCACAAGTGATGCTCTGCTGCAGGGAAACATTAGACTCAAAGCTGCAGGGAAAGGG TGTATCAAGGGGAAGCGCTTCCAGGGTTCCACAGTAGAGTGCATCACAGAGGCGGGGGATTTACATATAGATGCCGTCTATGCAGATAAAAGTCACTTCTATAGTTGCCACGGTGATATTCACCTTGGCTCTTGCCATGGAAGCACAGATGTTAAACTTGACACTGGGAACCTCATTGTAG ATACTTTAAATGGAGATTTGTCTGCTGCAATTGATGATGGCAATATTGACATCTTCATAGAGCGCCACGACAAAGTAGATCTCTCTTGTGGTGAAG GTGACATCAATCTCAAATGCAGAAAAGATCTAAAATCTGACATCACGGTCATAGCTGATTCAGTGGCTGTTGACGATGACATCAAGTTTGACCACAAAACTTCATCTCACGCAGGACAATTTAAACATGAAG GTTTTCTCACCAGTCAAGGAGCAGGGAAGATATATGCACACACAAGGAAGGGAACAGTCAAGATAACTTGCCACAACTGGTTATCTTCCCTTGGtttgaaatttgattga